A genomic window from Halogeometricum borinquense DSM 11551 includes:
- a CDS encoding AbrB/MazE/SpoVT family DNA-binding domain-containing protein produces MNLHTAENYLRSLRLANLRAIGVVLIRLRTTVFVRLSVLSICMASANPSTQGADGTRKTTPQGDVNSEVLGEKVHDDIKTRQAQQNGNSENCIEVNLTKFGKQYHGIEKGQLLEVEVREGGILIKPCEFAER; encoded by the coding sequence ATGAACCTCCATACAGCCGAGAATTATCTCCGCTCGCTTAGATTGGCCAACTTAAGGGCCATTGGCGTGGTTTTGATAAGGTTAAGGACAACCGTTTTTGTAAGACTATCAGTATTGAGTATATGTATGGCAAGCGCCAATCCATCTACCCAAGGCGCGGACGGGACGCGAAAGACGACCCCGCAAGGCGACGTCAACAGTGAGGTACTCGGGGAGAAAGTGCACGATGATATAAAGACGAGGCAGGCCCAACAAAATGGGAACTCTGAGAACTGCATTGAGGTCAATCTCACAAAATTCGGAAAGCAATATCACGGAATCGAGAAAGGACAGCTCCTTGAGGTCGAAGTTCGCGAAGGCGGTATTCTGATCAAACCCTGTGAATTCGCCGAACGATGA
- a CDS encoding AAA family ATPase, whose amino-acid sequence MSSHLKIEDVHDAIENGARTKNEIAEVVGKSPSNTNRKLKAWVENEDVRLDRHWNHGDGGGYVYTIPAKDEIDDAEDLPILGSRNYDWDRFVPDTEDVPVYRQAERELDEIKAVLKARGATGQLPRFQISGPTGCGKTTLAEYLAADRGAPMITIQCNYALRGAELLGTPQIVGGDVMWVDGPLTRALLASREREVLVLIDEVTRATARSKGTLFPALDHRAEVKIKPRGNELISGVAEDMITVATMNEGQDYETEELDAAEERRLGLKWELPYLGQHSPDLEAELVATKTPMPSTDARVLVDAANVVRDAAEDESEPAITRGVPTPAVISWAQTAYAFAERGLNDPVGRAMQSAVVKPVYDEVAGDVAGKIHSALKRADHEPDLGPEEVTA is encoded by the coding sequence ATGAGTTCGCACTTAAAAATAGAAGACGTTCACGACGCGATTGAGAACGGCGCTCGGACGAAGAATGAAATCGCCGAGGTCGTTGGTAAATCGCCCTCGAATACGAACCGCAAACTCAAGGCGTGGGTCGAGAACGAGGACGTCCGCCTGGATCGGCACTGGAACCACGGCGACGGTGGCGGCTACGTCTACACGATTCCCGCCAAGGACGAGATCGACGATGCGGAGGACCTGCCGATCCTCGGCTCTCGCAACTACGACTGGGACCGGTTCGTTCCCGACACCGAGGACGTTCCCGTGTACCGGCAGGCCGAGCGCGAACTCGACGAGATCAAGGCCGTCCTCAAGGCGCGCGGCGCGACCGGGCAACTCCCACGGTTCCAGATCTCCGGTCCGACTGGGTGCGGCAAGACGACCCTCGCCGAGTATCTTGCTGCTGACCGCGGCGCGCCCATGATCACGATTCAATGCAACTACGCGCTCCGCGGCGCGGAACTCCTCGGAACGCCTCAGATCGTCGGTGGTGACGTCATGTGGGTGGACGGTCCGCTCACTCGTGCCCTCCTCGCCTCACGAGAACGCGAGGTCCTTGTCCTGATCGACGAGGTCACACGCGCAACCGCGCGGTCGAAAGGAACGCTGTTTCCGGCGCTCGATCACCGCGCCGAGGTCAAGATCAAGCCCCGCGGCAATGAGTTGATCTCCGGCGTAGCCGAGGACATGATCACAGTCGCCACGATGAACGAAGGGCAGGATTACGAAACGGAGGAGCTTGACGCCGCTGAGGAGCGTCGTCTCGGACTCAAGTGGGAGCTTCCTTACCTCGGGCAGCACTCGCCCGACCTCGAGGCCGAACTCGTTGCGACCAAGACACCGATGCCGAGTACCGACGCCCGCGTTCTCGTCGATGCCGCCAACGTCGTACGCGACGCCGCCGAGGACGAGTCGGAGCCCGCGATCACCCGCGGTGTCCCGACTCCTGCGGTGATCTCTTGGGCACAAACTGCCTACGCGTTCGCTGAGCGTGGGCTCAACGATCCTGTCGGTCGTGCCATGCAGTCCGCGGTCGTCAAGCCCGTCTACGACGAGGTCGCGGGTGACGTCGCCGGTAAGATACACTCAGCGTTGAAGCGAGCCGACCATGAGCCCGACCTCGGCCCCGAAGAGGTGACGGCATGA
- a CDS encoding vWA domain-containing protein translates to MSEIGDVIAVIPQHYVNEADVSFTTESLDVSGVLVDVLEPEENDGRRTLVVDNDGSEYHLAARERMAADGLTEWTPGPVRTSSSVELGELRSIDVDPPDEDEGAAVIDDVEALDSEDLSSEIGEIGGIHRGGKATSRLADRRSARNHRVDNYSGSAPASDVRDELRAGGTAAAVVREFKRLVAEEIRVTDRVGERPDVRNVIRFLAGDDTVFDDLWSRTETNDTGDRVVGIALDMSGSMGNAEHDAKAAVGALALAASAVDDDVVITAFPQGKRKSALVTGPYESWRWQHLDATEPGGGTPMLPALRDVTRLMRPLKGRERVLFAITDGRPSRADRVAELVEDLRTYGTAVVGFGFGRVNESTLEELFGRDGYRHVDVEDLPRALVGAYLDQLELDATLDRQ, encoded by the coding sequence ATGAGTGAGATCGGCGACGTGATCGCGGTGATCCCGCAGCACTACGTTAACGAGGCCGACGTCTCGTTTACCACCGAATCCCTCGACGTCTCTGGTGTCCTCGTCGATGTCCTCGAGCCCGAGGAGAATGACGGCCGCCGCACTCTGGTTGTTGACAACGACGGATCCGAGTACCATCTCGCCGCCCGCGAGCGCATGGCCGCCGACGGACTCACCGAGTGGACACCCGGGCCCGTGCGGACGAGCTCGAGCGTCGAACTCGGTGAACTCCGCTCAATCGACGTCGATCCACCTGACGAGGATGAGGGTGCTGCCGTCATTGATGACGTCGAGGCGCTCGACAGTGAGGATCTCTCTAGCGAAATCGGCGAGATAGGAGGGATCCACCGCGGTGGCAAAGCGACCTCAAGGCTCGCTGATCGGCGGAGCGCCCGGAACCACCGCGTCGATAACTACTCTGGGAGCGCGCCCGCGAGCGACGTTCGCGACGAGCTCCGAGCCGGTGGGACCGCAGCGGCGGTCGTGCGCGAATTCAAACGCCTTGTCGCCGAGGAAATCCGTGTCACTGATCGCGTCGGTGAGCGGCCGGATGTCCGCAACGTGATCCGGTTCCTTGCGGGTGACGACACCGTTTTCGACGATCTGTGGTCCCGCACCGAGACGAACGACACTGGCGACCGCGTCGTCGGAATCGCACTCGACATGAGTGGCAGTATGGGCAACGCCGAGCATGATGCGAAAGCTGCGGTCGGCGCGCTCGCCCTTGCCGCGAGTGCCGTCGATGACGATGTCGTGATCACCGCGTTCCCCCAGGGAAAGCGTAAGAGTGCGCTCGTCACCGGTCCCTACGAGTCGTGGCGGTGGCAGCACCTCGATGCCACGGAACCCGGCGGTGGGACGCCCATGCTTCCGGCACTCCGCGACGTTACCCGACTTATGCGTCCACTCAAGGGTCGTGAGCGCGTGCTGTTTGCGATCACCGATGGCCGGCCGAGTCGCGCCGATAGGGTCGCCGAGCTCGTCGAAGATCTCCGAACCTACGGGACAGCGGTCGTTGGGTTTGGGTTCGGTCGCGTGAACGAGTCCACGCTCGAAGAGCTATTTGGGAGAGACGGCTACCGGCACGTTGACGTTGAGGATCTCCCGCGGGCGCTCGTCGGTGCGTACCTGGATCAACTCGAACTCGACGCGACGCTCGACAGGCAGTGA
- a CDS encoding site-specific integrase, with amino-acid sequence MRLEATAKEDQYKIWMTDSELKQLERVAANQRDYLIIRLGGRVGLRAFEIPQICPKHVKRTDDGEHYRLRVPEGKDTTGNGGKPRDAYLPKDVEGDIHRFQNAEDIGRNQPLVDLTERGVRNVVKRTATRAAEETGDEDFRHVSSHDLRRRFAQRLLVDRQMNPRVVMAVGGWDSFQAIEPYLNAPTPEVVNQAFEEAELS; translated from the coding sequence ATGCGATTGGAAGCGACCGCGAAAGAGGATCAGTACAAGATCTGGATGACTGATTCCGAACTCAAACAGTTAGAGCGCGTGGCCGCAAATCAACGCGACTACTTGATCATTCGACTTGGGGGGCGAGTCGGTCTCCGCGCCTTCGAGATTCCACAGATTTGCCCGAAGCACGTGAAGCGGACCGACGATGGCGAGCACTATCGCCTGCGCGTGCCCGAAGGAAAGGACACGACCGGGAACGGTGGAAAGCCTCGGGACGCCTATCTGCCGAAAGACGTCGAAGGAGACATACACCGGTTTCAGAACGCCGAGGACATCGGACGGAATCAGCCACTTGTTGACCTCACTGAGCGCGGTGTTCGCAATGTCGTGAAGCGCACGGCCACCCGTGCAGCTGAAGAGACCGGCGACGAGGACTTTCGACACGTCAGTAGCCACGATCTCCGGCGTCGGTTCGCTCAACGCCTCTTGGTTGACCGGCAGATGAACCCGCGAGTCGTCATGGCTGTTGGCGGGTGGGACTCCTTTCAGGCAATCGAACCCTACCTCAACGCACCGACGCCCGAGGTCGTCAATCAGGCCTTCGAAGAGGCAGAGCTGTCGTAA
- a CDS encoding DUF2188 domain-containing protein produces MTRYNIMPTARGEPYDWKVEANGRKTSSHRTQQNAVDAARRRAAPGDEINIHGTGGRVRDSWTVRA; encoded by the coding sequence ATGACGCGGTACAACATCATGCCGACCGCGCGCGGCGAGCCCTACGACTGGAAAGTCGAAGCGAACGGTAGAAAAACAAGTTCTCATCGCACGCAGCAGAACGCGGTCGATGCAGCCCGGCGTCGGGCGGCCCCCGGCGACGAGATCAATATACACGGAACGGGCGGACGCGTGCGGGACTCTTGGACGGTGAGAGCATGA
- a CDS encoding M57 family metalloprotease has product MSQFRNNPLSGLWEIIKFGFGAYILFTVLFAGVGVLTGPDTGGSGSTVSGPTNTTVSETADQTVQNPWNKETVVVGIRNQAAPSRNLTGAVAESLNYWEDHPEYGVYSVDFVLRPDAENPDIIVWYNNTINCPQGASGCAHRLNRTTSARPPENVQILYNKSNNYRTVKNTIIHEFGHILGITHCEKPHWVMSYWSGSHGCKNPTFDAPSVENQSLAWRSTNLSVYVDYSNVSKNSLTETKSQVNHAVTYFEEWKAKEVPSDVSFTRVQDPWKADIVITFAQDRCEGEYTVCGDGGTARDFDNDGEFEYLTQATITIESETDVDARGWYVGWGLAHNLAPGNIPPVFEDPSYEEQRSSWWD; this is encoded by the coding sequence TTGAGCCAGTTCCGGAACAATCCGCTCTCTGGTTTGTGGGAGATCATCAAATTCGGATTTGGTGCCTATATTCTCTTCACGGTTCTATTTGCGGGAGTTGGCGTACTCACGGGGCCAGACACTGGAGGTAGTGGATCAACGGTATCAGGACCGACTAACACGACCGTCTCAGAAACGGCTGATCAGACGGTTCAGAACCCGTGGAATAAGGAGACTGTCGTCGTGGGAATACGAAATCAAGCCGCACCGTCCCGGAATTTGACTGGTGCCGTGGCTGAATCACTCAATTATTGGGAAGATCATCCGGAGTATGGTGTATATTCCGTCGATTTCGTACTCAGACCAGATGCTGAAAACCCCGACATAATCGTCTGGTACAATAATACGATTAACTGTCCACAGGGGGCCTCTGGTTGCGCTCATCGGCTAAACAGGACAACCAGTGCCCGTCCACCTGAAAACGTCCAAATTCTCTACAACAAGTCGAATAACTACCGTACAGTCAAGAATACGATCATCCATGAGTTCGGCCATATTCTCGGAATTACTCACTGTGAAAAACCACACTGGGTGATGTCGTACTGGTCAGGTTCTCACGGGTGCAAAAATCCGACTTTCGACGCTCCCAGTGTCGAGAACCAAAGCCTCGCGTGGCGGAGTACGAATCTCTCCGTGTATGTCGATTATTCTAATGTTTCGAAGAACAGTTTGACAGAGACCAAGTCGCAAGTAAACCACGCCGTCACCTATTTTGAAGAGTGGAAGGCCAAAGAAGTCCCTTCGGACGTTTCCTTCACACGAGTACAGGACCCCTGGAAAGCCGACATAGTCATAACATTCGCTCAAGATAGGTGCGAGGGAGAATATACTGTCTGCGGTGATGGCGGGACAGCCCGTGACTTTGACAATGATGGGGAGTTTGAGTACTTGACTCAAGCAACAATAACGATCGAGTCGGAAACAGATGTAGATGCTCGAGGATGGTACGTCGGCTGGGGACTAGCTCATAACTTAGCACCAGGCAACATCCCGCCAGTTTTCGAGGATCCAAGCTACGAGGAGCAGCGTAGCAGCTGGTGGGACTAA
- a CDS encoding J domain-containing protein, whose translation MSDGTAQGELDWPPEFERTPADERRSYPHGFEVTRSEAFDSVLKQLRRMDAKNVRLDTDAEHQKRNPNKPYANSSFDDPGVVVRFEHDGEQYAMPMDKWDNPRDNARAIALTLKAKRALTRYGVETIESEFSAHQLPPGDDRENVVVSGAIEEPHEILGVASDAPESVVKAAARTRKKETHPDNGGDVSEFKRVVNAEEELL comes from the coding sequence ATGAGTGACGGTACTGCTCAGGGCGAATTAGATTGGCCACCGGAGTTTGAGCGAACACCCGCTGACGAACGCCGATCCTACCCGCACGGATTCGAGGTGACACGGAGTGAGGCATTCGATTCGGTTCTGAAACAGCTCCGGAGGATGGACGCGAAGAACGTCCGACTCGATACCGACGCAGAGCATCAAAAACGGAACCCAAACAAGCCCTACGCGAACTCATCGTTTGATGACCCTGGTGTAGTCGTTCGCTTCGAACACGATGGTGAGCAGTACGCGATGCCGATGGACAAGTGGGACAACCCGAGGGACAACGCTCGGGCTATCGCTCTCACACTAAAAGCGAAACGCGCCCTCACGCGCTACGGTGTCGAGACCATCGAATCGGAGTTCTCAGCTCACCAACTCCCGCCTGGAGACGACCGAGAGAATGTCGTTGTCTCCGGGGCGATCGAGGAACCGCACGAAATTCTCGGAGTCGCATCAGACGCACCAGAGAGTGTTGTGAAGGCCGCTGCGCGGACTCGGAAGAAAGAGACGCACCCAGACAATGGGGGCGACGTAAGTGAGTTCAAGCGTGTCGTGAACGCCGAGGAGGAGTTGCTGTGA